In Immundisolibacter sp., the following proteins share a genomic window:
- the raiA gene encoding ribosome-associated translation inhibitor RaiA: MRLPLQITARDIELTEAIETAVRKKAEKLDQFSDRIMACRVVIECPHKHHHKGVLYNVHIDLTVPGAELVVKREPNEDLYVALRDAFDAAARQLREHMDRTQDHHGPNGAAVAEG; the protein is encoded by the coding sequence ATGCGTTTACCGCTTCAGATCACCGCCCGCGATATCGAGCTGACCGAGGCCATCGAAACGGCCGTGCGCAAGAAGGCCGAGAAACTCGACCAGTTCAGTGACCGGATCATGGCCTGCCGGGTGGTGATCGAATGCCCGCACAAGCACCACCACAAGGGCGTGCTGTACAACGTGCACATCGACCTGACCGTGCCGGGCGCGGAACTGGTGGTCAAGCGCGAGCCCAACGAGGACCTGTATGTCGCGCTGCGCGACGCTTTCGACGCCGCCGCGCGGCAGCTGCGCGAGCATATGGACCGCACGCAGGATCACCACGGCCCCAACGGTGCTGCGGTGGCCGAAGGCTGA
- a CDS encoding CoA pyrophosphatase has protein sequence MISLSSLSPPSLRERLLAALSGPLPGRSGQARMAPAPYLGSMDERWLAIPQDHREAAVLLLLYPGAGGHPALALIRRPDYDGPHSGQVALPGGRREGDEALAHTALRETQEELGVDPAALDLLGALSPLYVRASNHLVYPFVASAATRPDFVPCAREVAAVIETPLERLLNPRYRGFEVVRFESLGRVRVPYFALPGTRIWGATGMILGEFLTMLEQTDDAA, from the coding sequence ATGATCAGCCTCAGTTCACTGTCCCCACCGTCGCTGCGGGAACGGCTGCTCGCCGCCTTGAGCGGCCCGCTGCCGGGGCGCAGCGGTCAGGCACGCATGGCACCGGCACCCTACCTCGGCAGCATGGATGAGCGCTGGCTGGCCATCCCGCAGGATCACCGCGAGGCCGCCGTGCTGCTGCTGCTGTACCCGGGTGCGGGCGGCCACCCGGCGCTGGCGTTGATCCGCCGCCCTGACTATGACGGCCCGCACAGCGGCCAGGTAGCCCTGCCGGGCGGCCGGCGCGAGGGCGACGAGGCGCTGGCGCACACGGCGCTGCGCGAAACCCAGGAGGAACTGGGCGTCGACCCGGCCGCGCTGGATCTGCTCGGCGCGCTCTCGCCCCTGTATGTGCGGGCCAGCAACCATCTGGTCTATCCGTTCGTGGCCAGCGCGGCGACGCGGCCTGATTTCGTGCCCTGCGCGCGCGAGGTGGCGGCCGTCATCGAGACCCCGCTCGAGCGGCTGCTGAACCCACGTTACCGCGGCTTCGAGGTGGTGCGCTTCGAGTCGCTGGGCCGCGTGCGCGTGCCGTATTTCGCGCTGCCGGGCACGCGCATCTGGGGCGCCACCGGCATGATCCTTGGGGAATTTCTGACCATGCTGGAGCAGACGGATGACGCCGCCTGA
- a CDS encoding helical backbone metal receptor, protein MTPPEVASACINACQVAADACSGCGRRLDDIAAWSGAGSGERIGILLQAARRLADGAPRPWPRRVRDGIGNELLLAGPPQRIVSLVPSQTELLFDLGAGERVVGVTKFCVRPDAARAGRRRVGGTKTPDIARIRALAPDLVLANREENRAQDVAAIATFAPVYVTEANSVAQALAMTRAVGFALGAEAAAARLAADIEAAFGELPRLDGLRCAYLIWRRPWMVAGGGSFIDDVLRRLGLANVFADRPRYPEVTAADLAAAAPDVVLLSSEPYPFKPAHAQELADVLPQARMLPVDGEMFCWPGSRLLAAAGYFRELLPRLAGSAGVQ, encoded by the coding sequence ATGACGCCGCCTGAGGTCGCCAGCGCCTGCATCAATGCCTGTCAGGTGGCGGCCGATGCCTGCAGCGGCTGCGGCCGGCGCCTGGACGACATCGCCGCCTGGTCGGGCGCCGGCAGTGGCGAGCGGATCGGCATCCTCCTGCAGGCCGCGCGCCGGCTGGCCGATGGCGCGCCACGGCCCTGGCCGCGGCGCGTACGCGACGGAATCGGCAACGAACTGCTGCTGGCCGGCCCGCCGCAGCGCATCGTCTCGCTGGTGCCCTCGCAGACCGAGTTGCTGTTCGATCTGGGCGCCGGCGAGCGGGTGGTCGGGGTAACGAAGTTCTGCGTGCGCCCGGATGCGGCGCGCGCGGGCCGACGCCGCGTCGGCGGCACCAAGACTCCCGACATCGCGCGCATCCGGGCGCTGGCCCCGGACCTGGTGCTGGCCAACCGAGAGGAGAATCGCGCCCAGGACGTGGCCGCCATTGCCACCTTCGCGCCGGTGTACGTGACCGAGGCCAACAGCGTGGCGCAGGCGCTGGCCATGACCCGCGCGGTGGGCTTTGCACTTGGCGCCGAAGCCGCGGCGGCGCGCCTCGCAGCCGACATCGAAGCGGCTTTCGGTGAGCTGCCGCGGCTGGACGGCCTGCGCTGCGCGTACCTGATCTGGCGCCGGCCGTGGATGGTTGCCGGTGGCGGCAGCTTCATCGACGATGTGTTGCGGCGCCTGGGTCTTGCCAACGTGTTCGCGGATCGCCCGCGGTACCCGGAAGTGACGGCCGCGGACCTGGCCGCCGCCGCGCCGGACGTGGTGCTGCTGTCGTCGGAGCCGTATCCGTTCAAGCCGGCGCATGCGCAGGAACTGGCGGACGTGTTGCCGCAGGCGCGCATGCTGCCGGTCGACGGCGAGATGTTCTGCTGGCCGGGCAGTCGCCTGCTGGCGGCGGCCGGGTATTTTCGTGAACTGTTGCCGCGCCTTGCCGGCAGTGCAGGGGTGCAATGA